In Candidatus Rokuibacteriota bacterium, the DNA window CCTTGCCGAAGGTCTGGGTGCCGATGAGGATCGCCCGGTTCCAATCCTGAAGGGCACCCGCGACGATCTCGGAGGCCGACGCGCTGCCCTGGTTGATCAGCGCCACGATCGGGAAGCCCGTGAAGGCCTTCTTCGTGTGCGCCGTGAAACGCATGTTCTGGCTCTGGACCCGACCCTCCGTGTAGACCACCAGCTTGCCGTCGTCAAGGAACTTCTCCGCCACGTCCACGGCTGCCGTCAGGAGCCCCCCGGGGTTGTTCCTGAGGTCCAGAACGAGGCCCTGGAGGGTGCCGTTCTTCGTCAGCTTCTCCAGCACGGCCTCCAGGTCCGGCGCGGTCTGCTCCTGGAACTGGCGGATCCGGACGTAGCCGATCCCCGGCTCGAACTCCTGGGTCCGCACCGACTGGACGCGGATCTGCTCGCGGGTGATCGTGAACTCCCGCGCTTCGAGCCACCCCTCGCGCGCGATGGAGATCGTGACCTTGGTCCCCGGCTTCCCGCGCATCCGCTTCACCGCCTCGCCGAGCTGCATGTCCTTGGTGGAGATGCCCTCGATCTTGACGATCCGGTCGCCCGGGTGGATCCCGGCCCGGTGGGCGGGCGTCCCTTCGATCGGCGCCACGACGGTGAGCACGTCGTCCTTCAGCGTGATCTCGATGCCGAGCCCCCCGAAGCTCCCCGTCGTCTCGACCTGCATCTCCCGGTACATTTCGGGATCGAGGAAGGAGCTGTGCGGGTCCAGACCCCGCAGCGTGCCCTTGATGGCGTTGTAGATCAGGTCCTTGGGCGGTATCTCGTCCACGTACTGGCCCTGGACGATGGAGAGCACCTCCGTAAAGAGCCGGAGCGTCTCGTACGTCGCGCCGGTCTCGGGGCTCTTGCTGGCCCCGGTCCCGCCGAGGGACAGGGTCAGCAGGACGAGCAGGGCCGAGACCAGGAAGGCTTTCGTCATCTGTCGAAGGGAACTCATGAAGGCGCCTCCTCGAGCAACCTCGATGCCTCTCGCCTAACCGCGCTGTCGAAGCCACTCGGCAGGATCCTCGGGCCGCCCCTGGTAGCGTACCTCGAAGTAGAGGCGCGATCCGGCCAGCGACCCGGTGTCGCCGACCGTGCCGATGACCTGACCCTGCCGCACGTCCTCACCTTCCCCCACGCGGATCTCCGCAACGTGGGCGTAGAGCGTGTAGTAATCGTTGCCGTGATCCAGGATGATCAGGTTCCCGTACCCCTTGAACCACCCCGTGTACACCACGTGACCGGCGTACACGGCCTGGATGTCCGTCCCCTCGCTGGCTTCGATGTCGATCCCGTTCCTGAAGGTCCGGGTGCCGAAGCGCGGGTGGATCTGTTCGCCGAAGGCGGACACGACCCGGCCCTCGGTGGGCCACGGCAGCCGCCCCCGCAGCGTACCGAACCCGACCGCGGGGGGCCGGATGCCGGCCGCCGGCGGGACCTTCGCCACGCGGCGCGCCTTAGCCTGGAGCTCCCGGATGAACGCCTCCAGGCGTTTGGCGGCTTCCGACAGCTCGCCCACCATCCGCTCGTGGTAGGCGCGCTGGTCCTGAACCTTCGCCAGGAGCACCCGGCGCCGGGCCGCCTCGCGATCGACCTCGGCGCGCTCCAGGGCAACCCGCTGCCGCAGCGTCGAGAGATCCCGCTTCCGGGCTTCCCCCTCGGCCTTCCGCGCAGTCAGGCTGTCTCCCGTATCACGATACTCCTGAATGAGCCTGGCGTCCACAGTCGCCAGCGTGGTCAGGTGCCGGAGCCGGACCGCCCGCGCCACCGGGTCATCCACGCCGAGCACGACGGGGAGCATTCCCCCCTGGGTGTGGAGCTTGTACAGCGCGCGGAGCCTGCGGGCGAGCGCCTGCTCCTGGGCCGTCCGCCGCTTCTCGAGCCCTCGGATCTCGCCTTCCAGCCTCGCGATCTTGGCCTCGGCCTTCTTGAACTGCCCGTCGAGGCGGGCCAGCTCGCTGCGCTTGGCGGCCAGCTTCCGGTCGATCTCCTCGAGCTCGGTCAGGAGCGACGCTTCTTTCTTCCTGGCCTCCGCCGCCTTCGCCCGCTCCTCGCGGAGCTGACGCTGGGTACGCTGGAGCGTCCGCTCCTTCTCCTTGAGCGTCGAGCCGTCCTTGCGTTGGGCGGAGACCGGAAGGGCCCAGACGAACGGCAGGAGGACGAAAACCACGAGCCAGCGCCTCACGCCGTGCTCCGTCCCCTGGCCAGCAGCCCGCCGACGGCGCCGAGGAGGCCGCCGCCCCCAGCGAGCAGCACCGCGTCGACCGGCGCGAGGAAGGCCATCCGCTCGAGCCCCAGGGTCACCGCGAGCAGCGGCTCGACCCGGGGCTGGACGAGGGTGTACACCAGCCAGAGCCCCCCGAGCGCCATGACCGCTCCGAGGAGGCCCTGAACGAGCCCCTGCAGCAGCAACGGCACCCGGATCACCGCCTCGCTCGCTCCCACGAGCCGCATGATCTCCATCTCCTCCCGCCTGAGGTGCAGCACGAGTGTCGTCGCCGTGGTCACGGTGAGGATGGCGGCCAGCGCGAGGAGCCCTCCCACGCCGAGACCGATCCCGTCGAGGAGCCGCTGCCACTGGACCACCCGCTCCACCCACTCGGTACCGCCCTGCACCTCCTCGACCTCCGGAAGCTCGGCAAGACGACCGATCAAGGCCCGCGTCGCCTCCGGCGTCGCGGCCTGGGGCGCCGGGGTTACCTCGACCGAGGGCGGGAGCGGGTTGGCGGGGAGCTGATCCACCACGCTGGCCTCGGCACCGAGCTCTCGTTTGAGGGTTGCCAGCGCCTCTCGCTTGTCGATGTAGCGGAGCCGCTGGACGCCCCCCACGGCCTCGATGCGCTGGAGGAGCCCGGCCAGGGCATCCGGGGAAGGTTCCTGCTTCAGGTAGGCCACCACTCGAAGCCGCTCGCGCCACTGGGCCACCGCGAGCCCCAGGTTGAGCGATACGAGCCAGAAGCATCCCAGCACGGCCAGAGAGAGGCTGATCAGGAAGGCTGCGCCGACGCCGAGCCGGCCGGCGCGCCGAAGGTCGCGGACGGCCTCGCCGAGGAGAAATGCCAGCATCATGACTCAGGAGCGTGTCGCCATAACGCCCTTCGAGCGCCGGCTCCGCCGGCGCAACCCCTATCTCGGGGGAGGCTTCGGAGGGGGCCGTCGAGGCCCCCTCCGATTGTCTAGCCGCCCTCGTCCTTCACCAGCCTGCCGGCGTCGAGCACGAGCGTGCGCCGCCTGAGCCGCGTGACCAGCGCCGCGCTGTGGCTCGCCAGCAGGATCGTCGTCCCGCGCTTCCAGACCTCGCCGAAGAGGTCCACGATCTCCTCGGACATCCTTTCGTCCAGGTTCCCGGTGGGCTCATCGGCCAGGAGCACCACGGGGTCCTTGACCAGGGCCCGCGCGAGGGCCGCCCGCTGCTGCTCCCCCATGGAGAGCTGAGCCGGCAGCGCCTGCGCCCGGGCGGAGAGCCCGACGGCCTTCAGCGCCTCGAACACCCGCGGCGTGACCTCGCGCCGCGGGGCGCCGAGGACGCGCAGGACAAAGGCGATGTTCTCGTACACCGTCCGGCCCGGCAGGAGCTTGGCGTCCTGGAAGACGATGCCGATGACGCGGCGGAGCTCGGGGCCCTCGGCCCGGCGCAGCCCTGTCACGTCGAAGCCCGCGACCTCGATCTCGCCCTCCGAGGGGAGCTCGGCGCCGTAGAGGAGGCGGAGGAGCGTCGTCTTGCCCGCGCCGCTCGGGCCGGCCAGGACGGCGAACTCGCCCTTGTCAACCTGGAAGGAGACATCGGCGAGCGCCCGGACCGTGACCGGCCCCACCCGGTAGACCTTCGACACACCGTCGAGACGGATCATCGGCGCTCGCGGCCATTATACGAAACGCCTTAAGATTTCGGGAGTTTTTCCAGGAGAAGCTGGTTGACGAGCGCGGGGTTGGCCTTGCCCCCCGTGGCCTTCATGACCTGACCCACGAGGAAGCCCACGCTCTGCTTCTTGCCCTTCCGCCAGTCCTCGACCGCGGCGGGGTGCTGGACGAGCACCTGCTCGATGATCGCCGACAGGGCCGCCGCATCGGCGACCTGGACGAGCCCCTCGCGATCAGGGCGACCTTGAGCAGGTTCACCACGTTCGGTCGCCGTCCGCTTCGGGCTTTGACATTCCCATCAGCCGCGCTCGCCACTTGCGCACCGCACGGCTCATCTGAACTTGTCGAGCCAAAAATCCTACTCCGCTTAAACTTCCCGCACCAATGTATCAATTAAGAGGGCTCTGGCATCGCGCTTGGAGATCGGCGTAGTTTTCGCTTTAGCAAGAAATTTGGCCAGCGGGTTGAGATCTGACCCGATGCAACGACGGCCTGAAGCTAAAGCTTCGACAACTGTTGTCCCGCCACCCATGAAGGGATCGAAAACGGTATCACCGGGTTTAGTAAACGCCTCAATTGCTTTTCTAGCGAACTGAGGCGAAAATCTCGCGGGGTAGCGATAGAAACTGTGAGTCAGTCCTGTCACGGGCGTCCCACAATTCAACGCGTCGAGTAGCGCCGCGAATAG includes these proteins:
- a CDS encoding ATP-binding cassette domain-containing protein, whose amino-acid sequence is MIRLDGVSKVYRVGPVTVRALADVSFQVDKGEFAVLAGPSGAGKTTLLRLLYGAELPSEGEIEVAGFDVTGLRRAEGPELRRVIGIVFQDAKLLPGRTVYENIAFVLRVLGAPRREVTPRVFEALKAVGLSARAQALPAQLSMGEQQRAALARALVKDPVVLLADEPTGNLDERMSEEIVDLFGEVWKRGTTILLASHSAALVTRLRRRTLVLDAGRLVKDEGG
- a CDS encoding S41 family peptidase, which gives rise to MSSLRQMTKAFLVSALLVLLTLSLGGTGASKSPETGATYETLRLFTEVLSIVQGQYVDEIPPKDLIYNAIKGTLRGLDPHSSFLDPEMYREMQVETTGSFGGLGIEITLKDDVLTVVAPIEGTPAHRAGIHPGDRIVKIEGISTKDMQLGEAVKRMRGKPGTKVTISIAREGWLEAREFTITREQIRVQSVRTQEFEPGIGYVRIRQFQEQTAPDLEAVLEKLTKNGTLQGLVLDLRNNPGGLLTAAVDVAEKFLDDGKLVVYTEGRVQSQNMRFTAHTKKAFTGFPIVALINQGSASASEIVAGALQDWNRAILIGTQTFGK
- a CDS encoding peptidoglycan DD-metalloendopeptidase family protein, whose amino-acid sequence is MRRWLVVFVLLPFVWALPVSAQRKDGSTLKEKERTLQRTQRQLREERAKAAEARKKEASLLTELEEIDRKLAAKRSELARLDGQFKKAEAKIARLEGEIRGLEKRRTAQEQALARRLRALYKLHTQGGMLPVVLGVDDPVARAVRLRHLTTLATVDARLIQEYRDTGDSLTARKAEGEARKRDLSTLRQRVALERAEVDREAARRRVLLAKVQDQRAYHERMVGELSEAAKRLEAFIRELQAKARRVAKVPPAAGIRPPAVGFGTLRGRLPWPTEGRVVSAFGEQIHPRFGTRTFRNGIDIEASEGTDIQAVYAGHVVYTGWFKGYGNLIILDHGNDYYTLYAHVAEIRVGEGEDVRQGQVIGTVGDTGSLAGSRLYFEVRYQGRPEDPAEWLRQRG
- a CDS encoding site-specific DNA-methyltransferase, which translates into the protein MTQRPRTHDSERRHPTHSPGELFAALLDALNCGTPVTGLTHSFYRYPARFSPQFARKAIEAFTKPGDTVFDPFMGGGTTVVEALASGRRCIGSDLNPLAKFLAKAKTTPISKRDARALLIDTLVREV